In one window of Camelina sativa cultivar DH55 chromosome 15, Cs, whole genome shotgun sequence DNA:
- the LOC104745948 gene encoding uncharacterized protein LOC104745948 → MERGGMSNGQSLWHSQSPKTPTTMLDRALSSRRPHSDADLSASGESGTDESKTKRPHIYLLASNFISRIGHQWWPCLILALLFLVLLFLISVAFHSHSFVCVSRFDPAARIGFFGLDGLESDFGALGVPWCRSKHGKEVEWTSKDLLKGLEEFVPIYETRPIKNNMYGMGFDHSFGLWFMARWLKPDLMIESGAFKGHSTWVLRQAMPDTPMISLTPRHPEKYLRKGPAYVDGNCTYFAGKDFVDFGSVDWKTVLRKHGITDLSRVIVFFDDHQNELKRLKQALKAGFRHLIFEDNYDTGTGDHYSLRQICDQSYIRGGGHSCFKDSDEARMRSKRKKFWEKAVDTEELCGPGETWWGVKGEMRDDFNHTNTPISYNQHFQNSRYVESILDVYWELPPVAGPSLTHQSRYDPARSTPPIVADGRHRLFQRVGLGRLDKSVFNGYTQMVYLEISKPGS, encoded by the exons ATGGAGAGAGGAGGGATGAGCAATGGGCAATCACTGTGGCACTCTCAGTCACCGAAAACTCCAACGACGATGCTGGATCGAGCGCTTTCTTCTCGCCGTCCTCACTCAGACGCCGATCTCTCTGCTTCCGGCGAATCCGGTACCGACGAATCTAAGACCAAACGCCCACACATCTACCTCCTTGCTTCCAATTTCATTTCTCGGATCGGTCATCAGTGGTGGCCTTGTCTCATCCTCGctctcctcttcctcgtccttctcttcctcatctccGTTGCTTTCCATTCTCACAGCTTCGTCTGCGTCTCCCGCTTCGATCCCGCTGCTCGGATCGGCTTCTTCGGTCTTGATGGCCTCGAATCCGACTTCGGTGCCTTAGGTGTTCCTTGGT GCAGATCGAAACATGGAAAAGAAGTTGAATGGACCTCAAAAGATTTACTCAAGGGTCTAGAAGAGTTTGTGCCTATATATGAAACACGGCCTATCAAGAACAACATGTATGGAATGGGTTTTGATCACAGCTTTGGGTTATGGTTCATGGCCCGTTGGCTTAAGCCAGATCTGATGATTGAGAGTGGTGCTTTTAAAGGACATTCCACTTGGGTGCTGCGGCAGGCAATGCCAGATACACCTATGATCTCTCTTACCCCGAGACACCCCGAGAAGTATCTAAGAAAGGGACCTGCCTATGTAGATGGAAACTGCACGTACTTTGCAGGCAAAGACTTTGTTGATTTTGGAAGTGTTGATTGGAAGACTGTGTTGCGGAAACACGGAATAACAGATCTCAGTCGCGTTATTGTCTTCTTTGATGACCATCAGAATGAACTCAAAAG GCTAAAGCAAGCTCTGAAAGCTGGTTTCCGACATCTTATTTTTGAGGATAACTACGATACAGGAACTGGGGATCATTATTCCCTGAGACAGATATGTGATCAGTCATATATAAGAG GAGGCGGACACAGTTGTTTCAAAGACAGCGATGAAGCCAGGATGAGatcaaagaggaagaagttcTGGGAAAAAGCAGTTGATACAGAGGAACTGTGTGGACCAGGTGAAACATGGTGGGGAGTTAAAGGAGAGATGAGAGACGATTTTAACCACACGAACACGCCAATCTCATACAATCAGCATTTTCAGAACAGTCGGTACGTAGAATCGATTCTCGATGTGTATTGGGAGCTACCTCCGGTTGCAGGACCGTCATTGACGCATCAATCGCGGTATGACCCTGCTCGTTCGACTCCTCCGATCGTAGCAGATGGGAGGCACCGTTTGTTCCAACGAGTGGGTTTAGGTCGGCTGGATAAGTCAGTGTTCAATGGCTATACTCAAATGGTTTACCTTGAGATATCCAAGCCCGGGTCATAG
- the LOC104745949 gene encoding putative F-box protein At3g16210, with protein MSKYLTEDLAIEILVRLSTKDLARFKCVSKTWRDLINDRGFLERYQNISPAKFVSFYDKDLYMLDVESKRPAITNPLKLDFPLDQSMIDESTCVLHCDGTLCVTLKNHTLMVWNPSSKQFKIVPNPGICNDSNILGFGYDPVHDDYKVVTFIDRLDASTARVFEFRTGTWRDSLRIPKPDWHYRDREGTTLDQYLYWIAYRSNTDRFILCFNLSTHEYQKIPLPVYNQGVTCSWLGVTSQKLCITEYETCKKEIKVSVMDKTGSSWNKIISLSTSSFISVLDRIYDYDVEFVSLTKKNDLVVTFTGYKDVVDMETEERMKTKVFLYNTRNETFEQVQFCNSLPGLRFLLECVETPKITNRIFT; from the coding sequence ATGTCGAAATATCTCACGGAAGATTTAGCCATTGAGATACTAGTGAGGCTATCGACGAAGGATCTTGCTCGATTCAAATGCGTCAGCAAGACATGGAGAGATCTCATCAACGACCGTGGGTTCTTAGAAAGGTACCAAAACATTTCTCCGGCCAAGTTTGTCTCGTTTTACGACAAGGATCTCTACATGCTTGACGTGGAAAGCAAGCGTCCAGCTATTACAAACCCTCTTAAACTCGATTTCCCTTTGGATCAGTCGATGATCGATGAATCCACATGTGTGCTTCATTGTGACGGGACGTTATGTGTTACCTTAAAGAATCACACTTTAATGGTTTGGAATCCATCTTCGAAGCAATTTAAGATCGTACCAAATCCCGGCATATGCAACGATTCGAACATTCTGGGTTTCGGTTATGACCCGGTTCACGACGATTACAAAGTCGTAACGTTTATCGACCGGCTTGATGCTTCCACGGCGCGTGTTTTCGAATTTAGAACCGGTACTTGGAGAGACAGCCTACGGATTCCTAAGCCTGATTGGCATTACAGAGACAGAGAAGGTACAACATTGGACCAATACCTCTATTGGATTGCGTATCGGTCTAATACTGACCGGTTTATCCTATGCTTTAATCTCTCAACCCATGAATACCAAAAAATCCCTCTCCCGGTTTACAACCAAGGCGTGACGTGTTCATGGTTAGGCGTTACAAGTCAAAAACTCTGTATCACAGAGTACGAAACGTGCAAGAAGGAGATTAAGGTTTCGGTTATGGATAAAACCGGATCATCATGGAACAAGATTATAAGCCTTTCAACCTCGAGTTTCATCTCTGTACTTGATCGTATCTACGATTATGATGTTGAATTCGTGTCTCTTACCAAAAAGAACGACCTCGTGGTAACGTTCACGGGATACAAGGATGTTGTCGATATGGAAACTGAAGAACGTATGAAGACGAAGGTGTTCTTGTACAACACCAGAAACGAGACATTTGAACAGGTCCAATTCTGTAACTCTCTACCCGGGTTACGATTTCTCCTTGAATGTGTGGAGACTCCTAAGATTACTAATCGCATATTTacttga
- the LOC104748229 gene encoding putative F-box protein At3g51171, whose amino-acid sequence MALLPRELEEEILSRLPPQSLLQLISVCKRWNVLLSEKSFIKNHFARARPHFIFLSNSNIYSIEIIGLDGADSTIKLHELSSSGIPYRELNFNDFTISSCDGFLFCNSGIFPKGTAIWNPWLRQVKWVEHKDKGFWPCGVGYDNTRPEKVYKILGYILCPHHERAVIYDCASHTFKFIDTPDEDRPLTHVKRYGVPLNGNLYWLRFTLDGTGDIFIGCFDFSREILKPLCLAPCQIFDTFNINHLVLQAFNENRLSLLKRCNKTRNVEIWVTKKKIDASNNSEDEKVVWINLLTLPPTNFPDLSNKDFGVNYFLYDKTTLIMCCGDNETGWLCIYIFRADLFKKFQIDLGFNRCCHCVYAPNFIPIPLEFGSTDFITFC is encoded by the coding sequence ATGGCGCTTCTTCCACGGGAGTTGGAGGAAGAGATATTGTCTCGACTTCCACCtcaatctcttcttcagttAATATCAGTTTGCAAACGATGGAATGTGCTTTTGTCTGAAAAGAGTTTCATCAAGAACCACTTCGCTCGCGCCCGTCCTCATTTCATCTTCCTGTCAAATTCCAACATTTATTCCATAGAAATCATCGGTCTCGATGGAGCTGACTCAACGATTAAGTTGCATGAGCTATCCTCATCTGGTATTCCTTACCGGGAATTGAATTTTAATGACTTCACCATCAGTTCTTGCGATGGGTTCTTGTTTTGTAATAGTGGGATTTTTCCGAAAGGGACAGCGATTTGGAATCCGTGGTTGAGACAGGTTAAATGGGTCGAACACAAGGATAAAGGTTTCTGGCCTTGTGGCGTAGGATACGATAATACTAGACCCGAAAAGGTTTACAAGATCTTGGGGTATATTCTGTGTCCCCACCACGAGAGAGCTGTGATCTACGATTGTGCGTCTCATACATTCAAGTTTATTGATACACCTGACGAGGACCGGCCCTTAACCCACGTGAAACGATATGGTGTGCCCTTGAACGGAAATCTCTATTGGCTACGTTTTACGCTCGACGGTACTGGTGACATTTTTATCGGATGCTTTGATTTCTCGAGGGAAATATTGAAACCCTTGTGTCTCGCTCCGTGTCAGATTTTTGATACATTCAATATCAATCATCTTGTCCTCCAAGCTTTCAATGAAAATAGGTTATCCTTGTTAAAGAGATGTAATAAGACAAGAAATGTTGAGATTTGggttacaaagaaaaagattgatGCTAGTAACAACAGTGAAGACGAGAAAGTTGTTTGGATTAACTTGTTGACTTTGCCACCAACTAATTTCCCAGACTTATCTAATAAGGATTTTGGCGTTAATTACTTCCTCTATGACAAGACCACCCTAATCATGTGTTGTGGTGACAATGAAACCGGATGGCTTTGCATCTATATCTTCAGGGCAGATTTGttcaaaaagtttcaaattGATTTGGGGTTTAACCGTTGTTGTCACTGTGTTTATGCTCCCAATTTTATTCCCATTCCTTTAGAGTTTGGATCGACTGATTTTATCACATTTTGTTGa